A window of Bacillota bacterium genomic DNA:
ATACAGTCCCTTGGTGAAGAACTTGGTTAAGAACGCAGTCAGTTCCGCATCACTGGCCGCTCCTCCCTGTTCGAGGAAATCTGCAACCCCGTAATCGCCCCGGTATTCCAGATAGAAAACCCCGTCAGCGATTTCCCTGATGGAATTAACAGCCTGAATCTGGTCACCGAACATGAAATAACCGGCTGCTGTTAGAACAACCAGCAGCAGTAACACTGTAACCAGAGTATACCGCACACGCCTGCTCACTGTCTGTTCTCCTCCCTGCGCAGTGCTTTACCGCATTATACATATGATCAATCATAAATTTATGAGAAACCTCTATCTTCGATGAACAGCGGTGACGTATTGATACTATGTCTTTATATAAAAAAAGAGACCTTTTTATCGGTCTCTTCGTGCCTAAATATGGTGGAGATAAGGGGAGTCGAACCCCTGACCTCTTGAATGCCATTCAAGCGCTCTCCCAACTGAGCTATATCCCCACTAATAAAAATGGCACCCCCAACCGGATTTGAACCGGTGCCTTCGCCGTGAAAGGGCGGTGTCCTA
This region includes:
- a CDS encoding linear amide C-N hydrolase translates to MSRRVRYTLVTVLLLLVVLTAAGYFMFGDQIQAVNSIREIADGVFYLEYRGDYGVADFLEQGGAASDAELTAFLTKFFTKGLY